AAATTATTCTGCCCGGTTTTGAAAAACAATCAGTGATACCGTATTAACTAAATTACTGACGCTTCACTAACAAATATATATAGATTGGGATATGTACAATGTGAATTGTGATTGTATGGTAAATTATTGCCCGACATGTGGAAAAGAGATTGAGTATAAAGAAGCCGAAATCTGTCCGAATTGCGGAGTGAGAATTCCAAATCAGGTCAGCACGGAGAGAGCACCATATGCCGGATTTTTAATCAGATTAGTTGCTGCACTCATTGATTCTATAATAGTGTTTATCCCAGTCTGCATTATTGAATTTTTATTAACCAGTATGTTTTTTGTACATCATTTTGAAAGAGGGTTTCATCCACCCTTTTTCCCAATGGGAATACCCATGATTATTATTGGTATTATTATTGGGTGGATCTATTATGCAGTACAAGAAAGTTCAACCTACCAGGCAACTCTTGGAAAGAGAGCAGTGGGTGTGAAAGTTGTTAATGAGAGTTTTGAACAAATTACACTCAGTCAGGCAACGGTCAGATTCATTATAAAGGAGATTCCAATTCTCAACCTGATATCGTATATAGTTCTCATCGTTGATGAAAAGAAACAGGGGTTGCATGATAAGGCAGCACGGACATTTGTAGTATATCGAGAGAATTAACTGATTCAGGGGAATCTCCGGACTCCCTTATTTCATAGAATAACATATACCCAGAGTCATGTCAGAGTATATTCTGCAGACCGTGGGCAATAGAGTCATTTCAATAGTCCGGGTGGATAAATCCACTATTCATTTTTTTTTGATCTCCACTTTTCAACCCTTACTGAAGATATCTCTGATCTTTTCAAGATAGTTAAATTCCTCAAGCCTCTGGAAAAATACCCGGCATTCTTTGGACATCTGTTTGAGTCCCGGTTCAAAATGATAGAGAGAATTTGTCAACCCACCGAATCACATGATCATCGCCGGTGATAGGACTTTTTTGTTGATGGACACACCACCGGGTGGATACCCACACCCGCTTGCCGCCATACTCAACCCGCTCTCTCACATGATTATAGAGGTACAGATGACCAGAATCGTTTCATCTATTGAAAATCGTCATTATGCTTCAGGATAACATGTGTATATGCAGCCTGCCACCCAAGGAGCAGATCAAGAATGGTTTGAGAACGAATCCTTCTGGGAAGACCTCTATCCGGTATTATTTCCTGATGAACTGTTTGAACAGGCTCAGGAAGAGATGGAGAAGATCCTGGATCTTATTGATCACCCTGTACACTCGGTTCTCGATCTCTGCTGTGGTCCGGGACGATTTGCAGGACTGTTAGCCAGAGAGGGATTTCAGGTAACCGGTGTCGATAAGTCTCCATTTCTTCTCGAAATAGCAAAGAGAGAATGTGCAGATACAGGAAATATCGAATGGGTTCTTTCTGATATGAGGGAGTTTGTCAGACAGGAGTCATATGATCTGGTCCTCAATCTCTACACTTCTTTTGGATATTTCAAAGATCCTGCAGACGATCTCCTGGTTCTGAAAAATATTGCCCAAAGTCTCCGGCCAGGTGGTTCGTTTGTCATTGAAGTGATGGGAAAAGAGGTTATTGCCAAGGAATTTGAAGAAATTATGGCATCAAAGACTGAAGACGGCCTGTTTATCCAGTCTCATGAGATCCTGGAGAACTGGAACAGGATCAGGAACGAATGGACCCTTATCAGAGGCGGGAATATCAGAACCTTCACGTTTGAACACAGTCTCTATGCGGCAAGTGACCTCATCAGACTCTGTGAAATGGCAGGGTTTTCAGATATACAGGTATTTGGTGATTTTGATGGGAGACCCTATGATCATTGTGCTACGCTATTGATCATCACCGGGAGAAAAAGATAGAGGAGATCAGTCACAGGTTTACTCATCTGGTGGAAAGGCCCCCTCATTCAGAAAGTGAATAACAAATGGAGTATATAATCATCCGAAAACACCACATCACCTCTACCGGTTTAGTTCTCCCAAAATCCAAATATCTGCAACCAGAACCCGGGTATACCGGACCGGTTGAATACCATTATTATCCCAAACGATAATTCAAAAAAAGAATATGACGGAGATCCTCACTCAGGACAATATCCCTCTCAGGTATGTCATCCAGGGAAGTGGGCCGACTATCGTCTTTGTCCTCGGATATGGGATGACACTGGACGAATGGCCGGGTCGAATGATATCAACCCTTGCCACATCGTTCCGGGTTATTCTCTACAATCACCGGGGAGTTTCAGGGGTGATGAACCCGTCGGTAAAGTTCACTATCCCCCAGGGTGCTCGGGATCTTTATGATCTGGTCTCCGAGCTGGCAGATGGTCCGGTTCATATTGTAGGCTATTCCATGGGAGGGATGATTGGGCTTGAATTTGCGATCCGGTACCCGGATTTGCTGGACCACCTTGTTCTCATTAGTTCTGACTGTGGTGGATCAGAGTGTATCACCCGGGATGACAGGGTTACTGAAGAGATGGGAAAGGAACTCCCGGATATTGAGGCATATCTTGAACGGGCCGGTCGTCTCCTTTTGACCGAATCGTTCCGGAAAAAGCACCCTGATCCGATGAGCTGGTTTGTGGACCACGGCGAAGTAGCGGATCCACGATCTGTTATAGAGCAGTATGAGGCTTTTGAGACCTGGGAAGGAGTATATTCAAATCTCCATGAAATCAGGAAACCAGTTCTCGTGATTACTGGTGATCGGGATATTGTGACTCCGCCACAGAATGGAGCGATCATTGCTGATGCTATTCCGGGAGCAGAACTTGTCGTTGTCGAAGATGCAGGTCATGGGGTGATATTTCAGGAGCCGGTCAGGGTTGGTAATATAATCTCCCGGTTCCTTTCGTGAACGGGCACGAATCGGGCTTATGTATCGTGCATGGCATACTATTTTTGAATGATTGTAATGAAACGGAGCTCAATCTAACGTGTATTATTGAATTTCTATTCGGAATACAAGATACACATTCAAAACGTTTAGGCCACTCCTGAAAATCTCAAAAATCCCGGAGTCTCTGTATACCTATTCATCATACTATTCTCAAATCTCACTGGATCACAAAAATTTCATGCCGATAACTCTTATTTTTAAAATTATAAGAAATTAAACTGAAAGATCGAAGCCACAACGAGGAGATATAGGAGAGAATAACAAAAAATGATCTCCATTATTGACAATCTCATCTTCATCCTTGATATGTGTTCCAGATATTTTCTGCTTTTAACAGACCTGATTTATATTAGAAAACAAATTCTCACCTGTTTGAAAAGGGTATATGGGAGATGCTCATTCCCTATCAGTTATGATAATACCTTATCATGAGAATCTTCAGTATGGCAACACCCTCGTGGCTGAATATCGATGAGTATCCATTCGGGTCACATTCTTTTCAGGTTCCTGCAGGACAGATGCATTATCTTGATGAAGGAAGAGGGAAATCAATTGTTTTTGTCCATGGCAATCCTTCATGGTCATTTCAGTTCAGAAATGTTATCAGGCAACTATCTCAAAAATATCGATGTATTGCCCCGGATTTTATAGGGTTTGGCCTGTCTGATAAACCGGGATTATGGACATACCTGCCACGTGATCATGCTGAAAATCTCAATCTTTTATTGGAAAGTCTGGACCTTTCAGATATCACTCTGGTTGTAGGTGACTGGGGTGGACCAATAGGATTATCCTATGCCATTAATCATCCGGAAAAAGTCACGAATATTGTTATTACGAATACATGGATGTGGCCGGTTGATCAGGATCTCCATTTTATTCTGTTCAGTTCCTTTGTTGGTGGTCGTATTGGGAAGTGGCTGATTAAGTGGCGGAATTTTTTTGCTCAGGATATTGTACGGCATGCTTTCGGGGATAAAAGGAGATTGACAAAAGAGATTCACCGTCATTACCTGAAGCCGTTTGAAAAAAAGGGAGACAGAACCGGAACATGGGTGTTTCCCAGGGAGATTATCGGTTCAACTGAATGGCTGCGGTCGTTGTGGAACAATGTTAAGCGGCTCAAATCAAAGAAGGTTCTCATTGTCTGGGGGATGAAGGATATTGCATTCAGAGAAAAAGAACTGAACACATGGTCATTAACGTTCCCAAACGCACGGATCGTACGATACCAGGATGCCGGCCATTTTATTGCAGAAGAGAAACCAGAAGAATTTGCCAGGGAGATAGAAGAACTCATCGGAATGTAATACCGCAATTTATCCCCGAATTCTGCTTTAATTTCACGGAGGGATCGTTATCAGTTATTATTTGGAAATTAGCCTGGGCTCTGGTGTCCCTTGTCCCTTTTTTACGTACCAATTTCCTGAGGGAATAGACATCTCCTATGTAGTGATGAGGGTCACTCGAGTTGATGTTGGATGAGGAAATATCACAGAATGTTTAAAAAATTCAGAGGATGCGATATCCCATATACAATTGCAATTGGCGATGTTGAGCACCTGGTTTTTCCAGATAATATATGTGATGCAGTAGTTTTCATACACCTTCTTAGAATACTACCAAATCCATGGATACGCCGTCAAGTATGAAGAAAATAAATTCAGATATAATTATTTATGTTATAGATCAACATGAAAAAAGTTAGCCGAGGTTTAGTTCAAAGAATCTCATACCATACCGAGGTCTTATTCTCACAATTCTGTCTGTTTTTCTTACTTGTAGGATTTGAATTCTGATTATCCACATTCTGGGAGTTCCATGGAAACGCCCATTACATTTTTTACTCTGGTTTTGATGATCTTCAGGTAAAGATTTCACCCGCACTCGTACATTTTAATAAAAAAAACCCAGATACATGAGATCTTGCGATTCAATACTGTATATGGAATACAAGAGTAAGTCAGTTTAAAAGTCCAATCTAAAAAAAATATTTTATATTCCTGTCATTGCCACAAATAATATCACACAAATAAATCAAATAGTATAACAATATGCATCCCAAATATATATTATACTCATGAATTCAGAAATAGTATCTCCAGATGAAGTTAAAACCAGGATTAAAACCTACTGGAATGAACGAAGTGAAACATTTGATCAGGATGTCGGACATGGAGCAGATGAAACTGAATCTGCTCTCTGGAAGAAATATCTCTCATCCATAATCGGCACACATCCTCAAAAAATCCTGGATGTTGGCACCGGTACCGGAATGATCGCCCTGAATATGGCAGAAATCGGACATACTGTTACCGGTATTGATCTTGGAGAAAAGATGCTGGCAATTGCAAAAAAGAAAGCAGAGACCAGAAATCTTGATGTCTGTTTTACCTCCGGAGATGCTGAGAACCCGCAGTTTCCAGATAATTCATTTGATTGTGTTATCTGTCGCCATCTTCTCTGGACTCTCCCCCATCCAGACAAGGCTATCAGAGAATGGGCTCGTATCACCAGGCCCGGAGGAGTTGTTATTGCAATTGACGGGCATGCACAGCCCATAAATTACTTCCCACAACCTGATGAGAATCAGCCTGTAACATCAGACCGGGAAAAACTATGGCATCAGATGTATTGCCAGGAAGTTGTTAACTCGCTGCCATATCGGGAAAACCTGACTATAGATGCGATAAAACAACTCTTTACATCACAAAATCTGATTGATGTCAGATCAGAATACATCCTGGAGATTTCAGAGTATCAGAAAAAACTCATGGAAGGCAGCACGTCAAATGATCATGCAGAAGTTCAGATAATCTACGGTCGAGTGAAAGAATAGGGGTATTTGACCCTCTTTCTTATTATAAAAACATGAATCGTGAAATTAAAGGTTTCCTGATATCCATGATTTTTGAGAACCCATACAACCAATGTGATACCATAATTTTTCAGGACCAAAACCACGCCGGATAATTCATTTTACAGTAGGTATTTCTTGAAATTTTTTACATGAAACCAATCCTTGAGATATCAGATCTCTCAGTCTCATTTCCTGGAAATGATGGCGTCCTTTCTGCGATAGATAATATCAATCTTACTATCAGAAAAGGTGAAACCCTGGCTGTAATTGGGGAAAGCGGGAGCGGAAAATCTATTCTAGGCCTCTCGATAATGAGGCTTCTTCCTGCCAATGCCCGGATTACCGGAAGTGTTCTCTTCACCGGGACTGACCTTCTCTCAATTCCTCACTCTGAAATCGAGGCTATCCGTGGTAGTAAAATCGCCTGGATACCTCAAAACCCAAAAACGAGTTTTAACCCGTCAATGAAGATGTGGAAACAGATCGCAGAACCAGCGGTTGTTCATCTGGGTAAATCCTGGACACACGCCCGTATCCAGGCTGTAAAACAATTAGAAACATACAGCATTTTTCCACCAGAGTTTTGGGCTGAGGAATATCCGGTAACGTATAGTGGCGGGATGCTCCAGAGGGCAACAATTGCCATGGGAACCTCAACAAATCCGGATGTACTTATTGCAGATGAACCAACGAAAGGAATCGACAGGATAACCAAGAAAGACATTATTGAGAAGTTTGCCAGGTTAAAAAAGACTGGAGTTACCCTCATGCTCATCACCCATGACCTGGATTTTGCAACAGAACTGGCTGATCGAATAGTTGTGATATACTGCGGCCAGATTGTAGAAATTTCAGATGCAGGATGTTTTTTAAAATCTCCTCTTCATCCCTACTCCCGGGGATTGGTTCATTCTCTTCCCCAGAATGGTCTCTTTCCAATACCCGGGACTGCTCCTCCAATGCATATGCGGTTTTCAGGATGCAGGTTTAGAGAACGTTGTGCAGACAGGTCGGATCAATGTGATTGTGATATCGGGTTAAACCAGTCAGGAGATGGATATGTCAGATGCATCCAGTGTGATAATTGGGATCGGACTAAAAAAACTGTATGAATCGGGCATAGTTTCAAGAAAAAGAACGTATGCAGTCAATGGTGTCGATATAGCGATTCGACATGGTGAGACATATGTGCTTGTTGGTGAGAGCGGGAGTGGGAAGACAACTCTTGGAAGAGTCCTCCTCCTTCTCATTCAACCAACAGACGGGGAAATAATCTGCAATGGTGTCAATATTACCCATAAAACCCATTATGAGATGATACCATTTCGAAAGAAAATGCAGATTATCCCCCAGCATCCGGAAGATGCCTTTAACCCGCGATGGAAAGTCAGCCGTTCTATCCTTGAACCATATTATCTGCACCCTGAATCGTTTCACCTTCAGTCGAAAACTGAATTATTAACCGGTTTATTGCAACAGACCGGGTTGGATCCTGAATATGTGAACCGGTATCCTCACCAGTTATCAGGGGGAGAACTTCAGCGTGCAGCAATAGCCCGAGTTATTGCTTTAAAACCTGAATTTATCATCTGCGATGAACCAACTTCCATGCTCGATGTTTCTGTCCAGGCCTCGATAGTACATTTGCTTAAAGATATCCAGAAAAAAACAGGAGTTTCTCTCTTATTTATTACTCATGACATACAACTTGCCAGAGTCGTGGGAGACCGCGTTGGAGTTATGTACAAAGGACAGATCGTTGAAGAAGGCTCCGATACTCTTACTAATCCACTCCATCCGTACACTCACGCACTTACAACGAATTCTCTTCCAGGAGAAAAGTCTTATGAAGCACGTTATGAATCCGGATGTACGTGGCGTTCAGTATGCCCTAAAGCAGATGATATCTGCCATACAATGCCGGGGTTACAGACATGCGGTCCTGTAAAAATACGGTGCCATCATCCCACTTGATGAGAAAATATTTCATATTAGTTATTACGAATTTCAAATAAATATACATTTATATGAATCATCCCCATCTTGTATTATGAAGATGGCTAAACTTCTTACCTTCTTTTGTCTAGTCCTTCTTCTTTTCTGCAATACCATGGTACTTGCAGAAGGAGGAGGAAAAACTCTTGACATTGCAGCCCCATGGGATGCAAAAACCACGGACCCTCATGTAAATGGAGCTATTGCCCAACGAATGGGCGTAACCGAGACGCTCGTTGACATAAATGATGAAGCCCTGATTTCACCCGGACTTGCCACGTCCTGGGATGTTTCAGGCGATCAGAAGACATGGACTTTCCACTTACGCGATGGCGTGAAATTTCATGATGGAACTCCTTTTACTGCACAGGCGATGAAGAAGTCTCTTGAAGATTCTCTTAAAAAGTCACAGACCTTTTCAAGTGTCCCGATTCAGGAGATTCAGGCAGTCGATGACAAGACATTAAAAATTGTACTCAAGTCCTCTTTCCCATCTTTACCTGCATATATGGCAAAGGGTGAGAGTGCAGCATTATCTGAAGCCTCTATCGATCAAGGGGATATCTCTATACCGTACTCTACCGGTCCGTTTAAATTCAGTTCCTACACCCCGAAAGAGAAGTATGTCGGTGTAAAGAACCCTGATTACTGGGGAAAAATCCCATCGGTTGATGAAGTTGTGTATCATGTCGTTCCTGAGGCAGAAACCAGATCTATGATGCTGAAAGGAGGAGATGTGCAGATCGCCCAGATTCTTTCTCCTGATATCACTGAAGGGTATAAATCTTCAGGATCATTCACCATTAATACTGAACCTATCTCAAGAGACAGGATTCTCTCATACAACTGTGAATCCGGCCCGTTCGCAGATACAGCTGTTCGCAAGGCTATGAATTATGCAATCAACCGACAGGATCTCATAAACTATGTTCTCGAAGGAGTTGGCGAATCGGCCACCAGTCTCTTTCCGCCAACCTTCTACTGGGGAAATAAGGACATCAAGGCATATCCATATGACCCGGAAAAAGCCAAATCGATGCTAGCCGAAGCAGGCTGGAAAGATAGTAATAATGATGGTATTCTTGACAAAGATGGCAAGAAGTTTTCCATAACGTTAGTAACGTATCCTGAACGTGCTGAGCTTCCGCAGATGGCTGAGATTATTCAGGATGAATTGAAGAAGATTGGAATAGATGTTCAGGTAAAATCAGTTGATATTGATACTTCTGAAACTCTGAAGAACAGTGGTGACTTTGATATGTATCTCGGAGGGCGATCTCTTATGAATGCCCCGGATCCAGACTGGATCCTGATGGCAGATTATCACTCTTCAGGTACATTTAACAACGGATACGGCCCTTACCACTGGAAGAGTGAGAAACTGGACAGTCTGCTTGGTGAAGCCAGGTCACTTACTGATCAGGCAGCACGTAAGAAGATCTATGATCAGGTACAGGAGATCATCAATGATGAGGCACCGGTTTCAGTATTAAGTTACTATGTGAACCAGGATGTCACATCAAATAGCGTAAAAGGATACCGGATGCACCCGACAGAGTTTGCCTTCCATCTGGAAGATGTATCCTTGTCATAACTTTTTTTTGTTCTATCATGCGAACATACATTCTCTTTCGGGTCCTTCAGACTATTCCGGTTTTAATCGGCATTTCATTTGTTGTTTTTGCTCTGCTTCTCTATTCTCCCGGGGATCCGGCAGTAATTAACCTTCGGGCAATTATGAATACAGAACACCCACCTGAGGAAGCTGTTGCTGCAATGAGGATCGAAATGAATCTGGATAAACCATGGTATATCCAGTATTGGTCCTGGCTTGCACGAGTTTCAACAGGTGATCTCGGGTATTCATATCAAAGTCGGAGAAGCACTGTTGAAGAAGTAGGTAATGCATTCCCTGTAACCTTTCTCCTTTCTACCCTGGCTATGTTTTTTTCCTGTATTGTTGCAATTCCGCTTGGAATCCTCTCAGGAATGCGTCAAAACTCCTGTATTGATCATATAACCAGGGCAGTATCCATAATTGGCCTCTCAATTCCTGATTTCTTCATAGGAATTATCGGGATTATGGTGTTTGCTGTTTACCTGAACTGGGTTCCTGTTGCAGGATATGAAGGATTTGAATATCTTATTCTTCCTGCAATTGCCCTCGCAGTCGGGATGTGTGCAATCACAATACGTCTGATGAGAACCAGCATGGCAGAAGTACTTGAAGAGGATTATATCAGAACTGCAAAATCAAAGGGTATTTCACAGCGATTAGTAGTACAGCGGCATGCACTCAAAAATGCAATCATTCCCGTCATCACGTATATGGGCACACAATACGGATGGTTGTTTGGAGGTTCCATGATCATTGAATCGTTATTTGCGATTCCCGGTCTTGGAAGACTTTTTGTTGAATCTGCCTCTACAAGGGATATAATGGTTCTTCAGGGCTGTGTTCTTGTCTTTGCATTGGTTTTTGTCTTTCTCAATCTCGGTGTTGACATCTTGCAGTATATTCTCGATCCACGGGTGAGACAGGAGTATGAATAATCAATTTTTGATAAGTCCAATTAGGGACAATTTTCACGAGTACCAGGCAAAGATACAACAAAGACCACTCCTGCTGACCGGACTGATAATCCTTGTTTTCATGTGTCTCATAGCAATTTTTGCTCCCTTTGTTGCCCCTCATAATCCTGATGAACAATCACTCAAAAACCGGTTTATGGGTCCCTGTCTGGAATACCCGCTTGGAACAGATCAGTTTGGGAGATGCATTTTAAGCCGGGTTATTTATGGATCACAGACTTCTCTTGCAGTTGCAGTAATAACCACAACAATTGTGGTGGCCATTGGGTTATTAGTTGGATTGTATGCAGGATATTACCGGAGACTGGACGGTCTGCTCATGAGATTTACTGATATTATGCTTGCATTCCCGTCCATGGTTATTACCCTCGCCCTTGTTGGAATCCTTGGGCCAAGTGTCCCGACAATTATCCTTGCTCTTGCAATTCCGGGATGGGCTAAGTATGCACGAGTGGTTCGGTCAACGACAATATCACTAAAAACAAGTGGGTTTGTGACTAGTGCCCGGGCACTCGGAGCAGGAGACAGACATATTATTTTCAATCATATCCTGCCAAATTCTCTGGCTCCTATCATGGAGATTGCAACACTTGGACTAGGCGGGAAGATTATCTCAATCGCTGGTTTAGGTTTTTTAGGGCTCGGGATTCAGCCTCCTACTGCTGAATGGGGGACAATTATGAACCAGGGACTTGCGTATATAGGTAAAGCTCCGCTCATCACCCTGTCGGCCGGGGTAATGATAGTGCTGTTTGTTCTCTCAACCAACCTCATAGGGAGTGAAATCAGGGATTTAATGGATCCAAAAACTGATTCGGTTATATTCTGATAAATGTTGCTCTCTCGGATGTATATCAGAGGTGGTCACCTGTCCGGAGATTGCTGTTTGGCTTTAAGCCTCAGGCTTTCACCTTGAGTTCAGATACTCAAGATGCCTACAATTTGCAGTTTATTTCTCCAGATTTTCACCGGAAACATATTTTCCAATGATCGGGATGGGTTTAAAAAAATCTGTATTCAAAAAAAGTTAGGATTACGATGAGGTACACTACGTAGATGAGATCGTTGTACTGTCACTCCACTTCGACAATAGCGTTCATATCATAAGGATTGGTTCTCACTGCTAGTGAATAGAGATAGGGATAATGAAGAGACAAATATTCCATATAACTAATCCACTCCTTTGTCAGGGCCTGGTAAACCCGGTTGATATCTCCGGTCAGATGAGCACGGTCAGAAACAGTGAGGTTGCTTAAATTTTTCCTATATCCAAGTTCTGCTGTCAGATGAAACGCTGCCATGAGAAGTGATGTAAAACTCTGGTGTTCGAGCATGACCGGATTCTCCATTAGTCGCAATAGAAAATTACGATTTTCCTGCAAGAAATCATGCATCTCTTTCAGATCAATCACTTCAGAGTTCAGTTCAAAGTGGTGACTTTCAGCGGCACGTATCATTGAATGTCCATCCGGCACTTCCTTTCCATTAAGAATAAATGACTTGCCAAAATTAGAAGCATTTTTATCGGCAGGAACAATTCGTTTTAGTAATTCATTCCCTACCTCTGTAAAAAAAATGCCAATAACAATATTAAGTTTCTCAAGTCGCTCATTTTTCGCTCGTCTTGCCAGTAATCCATTGATTACCAGTGTGACAAAAAGAACATTGATAAATAAAAATCCGGCTGAATTAAAGATATATTCAATCGTTCCTGGAAGATTATCGATCAGAGTAATTTTTAATATATATACAAGGACAGAACATGACACCAGGATAAGTCCTAATCGTACTTGCCATGCCAATTTGAACATATGAATTACTTGTTTTTTTAAGGGATTACCCTTTCACAGGATTTGCCGGATAGAAAGAACGAGAATGATTGGTCTTACCATGTCCCTGGAGAAATATTGCAGATTGGTTATCCTGACGATGACACCGCAATACCTATTCCTGCTAGGAGGAATGCCCCCAAACCCACGCTAATCTACTCATCGATTGTTCAATATGATATTTTCCAGTAATCTTCATTTAAAATAGAGATTCCTCTTTTATTTATACGATATTTCAAACTATGATGTATCCTGGGTTGAATCACTTCCCCGGGTATCGTTGATTGGACAAGACGTATTCCGGGTGCCTGGGTTTATTGAGGGTGGTGAGTTCGAACATTCTTGGAGTCATTGTCACCAAGAAATGCAAATACAATACCGATTTTAAGCAGGAATTGCTGAATATGAGATATGGGCATCTTCGAGATCTTTTTCTTTAGTTTCTACGGAGAGGATTAGGAAATCGAAGATGGAGGGATCCTTTAGGGTTTGACGAGCAAGTCAGGACTGGACTAGAGGAAGAGTGAGAGCAAAATTCGTTGTTTATGTTCCTTCCCGAAGGTGAAGACCGGATTCTCGCTGATGGACGAGGATGTTTCTACTCCACCCATGTTCAATGGCTTTTTTTATGTAATATATCCTGATATCAAGATCTTTCACATATTGTAGGAGGGTAATGGTATGGCACC
This DNA window, taken from Methanospirillum lacunae, encodes the following:
- a CDS encoding DUF1016 N-terminal domain-containing protein, whose translation is MCARGACIISWCHTITLLQYVKDLDIRIYYIKKAIEHGWSRNILVHQRESGLHLREGT
- a CDS encoding ABC transporter permease, with amino-acid sequence MNNQFLISPIRDNFHEYQAKIQQRPLLLTGLIILVFMCLIAIFAPFVAPHNPDEQSLKNRFMGPCLEYPLGTDQFGRCILSRVIYGSQTSLAVAVITTTIVVAIGLLVGLYAGYYRRLDGLLMRFTDIMLAFPSMVITLALVGILGPSVPTIILALAIPGWAKYARVVRSTTISLKTSGFVTSARALGAGDRHIIFNHILPNSLAPIMEIATLGLGGKIISIAGLGFLGLGIQPPTAEWGTIMNQGLAYIGKAPLITLSAGVMIVLFVLSTNLIGSEIRDLMDPKTDSVIF